Proteins co-encoded in one Burkholderia ambifaria AMMD genomic window:
- a CDS encoding sugar ABC transporter ATP-binding protein: MTPADLRQSPPLPPGGPTARTVLQLQGVGKRFPGVVALDGIDLDLRAGEVHAVCGENGAGKSTLMKIISGQYRADDGVVLYDGAPVQFSSATDAQAAGIAIIHQELNLVPHLSVAENIYLAREPKRGPFVDYRALNRAAQLCLQRIGLNVSPTTLVGALSIAQQQMVEIAKALSLDARVLIMDEPTSSLTESETVQLFRIIKELRSEGVAILYISHRLDEMAEIVDRVTVLRDGRHIATSDFASTSVNEIVARMVGRPLDDAYPPRRSTPTDQVLLKVRDLQRTGTFGPVSFELRKGEILGFAGLMGAGRTEVARAIFGAERPDAGSILLGDTPVEINSPREAIRHGIAYLSEDRKKDGLALAMPVAANITLANVAAISSRGFLRFADETAIAERYVRELGIRTPTVAQIARNLSGGNQQKIVISKWLYRGSRILFFDEPTRGIDVGAKYAIYGLMDRLAADGVGVGVVLISSELPELLGMTDRIAVFHEGRITAVLETGKTNQEEILHHASGRSHA, from the coding sequence ATGACCCCTGCCGACTTGCGGCAATCGCCACCCCTTCCGCCCGGCGGGCCGACTGCTCGAACCGTCCTGCAGCTGCAGGGCGTGGGCAAGCGCTTCCCCGGCGTCGTGGCGCTCGACGGCATCGATCTGGATCTACGAGCGGGAGAAGTTCATGCCGTCTGCGGCGAGAACGGCGCGGGCAAGTCGACGCTGATGAAAATCATCAGCGGGCAATACCGCGCGGACGACGGCGTCGTCCTCTACGACGGGGCGCCCGTACAGTTTTCGTCCGCCACCGACGCACAAGCCGCGGGCATCGCGATCATTCATCAGGAACTGAACCTGGTGCCCCACTTGTCGGTGGCGGAGAACATCTACCTGGCGCGCGAGCCGAAGCGCGGCCCGTTCGTCGACTACCGCGCGCTGAACCGCGCCGCACAGTTGTGTCTGCAACGAATCGGCTTGAACGTGTCGCCTACGACGCTGGTCGGCGCGCTCTCGATTGCCCAGCAGCAGATGGTGGAAATCGCGAAGGCGCTGTCACTCGACGCGCGGGTGCTCATCATGGATGAACCCACCTCGTCGCTGACCGAATCGGAAACGGTCCAGCTGTTTCGCATCATCAAGGAGCTTCGCAGCGAAGGCGTCGCCATCCTTTACATCTCGCACCGACTCGACGAGATGGCCGAAATCGTGGATCGCGTCACGGTGCTGCGCGATGGGCGCCACATTGCCACGAGCGATTTTGCATCGACGTCGGTGAACGAGATCGTCGCCCGCATGGTGGGCCGTCCGCTCGACGATGCCTACCCGCCGCGTCGATCCACGCCCACCGATCAGGTGCTGCTGAAGGTACGCGACCTGCAACGAACCGGCACGTTCGGCCCTGTGTCGTTCGAACTTCGCAAGGGCGAAATTCTCGGCTTCGCAGGCCTGATGGGAGCGGGACGCACCGAAGTCGCCCGCGCGATCTTCGGCGCGGAGCGGCCCGATGCCGGCTCGATCCTGCTGGGCGATACGCCGGTCGAGATCAACTCGCCGCGCGAAGCCATTCGCCACGGGATTGCCTACCTGTCCGAAGACCGGAAAAAGGACGGCCTCGCGCTGGCGATGCCGGTCGCCGCAAACATCACGCTGGCCAACGTCGCGGCGATCTCGTCGCGCGGCTTCCTGCGTTTCGCCGACGAAACGGCCATCGCCGAGCGTTACGTGCGCGAACTGGGCATCCGCACACCGACGGTCGCGCAGATCGCGCGGAACCTGTCCGGCGGAAACCAGCAAAAGATCGTCATCAGCAAATGGCTATACCGCGGCTCGCGCATCCTCTTTTTCGACGAGCCGACGCGCGGCATCGACGTCGGCGCGAAATACGCGATTTACGGGCTGATGGACCGCCTCGCGGCGGACGGCGTCGGCGTCGGCGTCGTCCTGATCAGTTCGGAACTGCCCGAGTTGCTCGGCATGACCGATCGCATTGCCGTGTTTCACGAAGGACGTATCACCGCGGTGCTTGAAACCGGAAAGACCAATCAGGAGGAGATCTTGCATCATGCATCAGGAAGAAGTCATGCTTGA
- a CDS encoding xanthine dehydrogenase family protein molybdopterin-binding subunit, translating into MNAPELSVHNESRRALLLGFASGGLLLAFGVPSLARAAAPVQPPVSPNPQYGGAGMPHGLRDDPHLFVAIAPDGTVTVTCIRSEMGQGVRTSVALVVADELGADWARVKVAQAVGDEPRYGNQNTDGSRSLRQSFAALRRAGAAARTMLEQAAAATWGVDVRQVKATVHEVVDTKTGRKLGFGELAAKAAALPVPDTKSVALKAPAEFRYIGKGETALIDGRDIVGGRAHYGIDTRLDGMLYAVVARPPAYGDTVASFDASAAEKLPGVVKVVQLASAPLPSGFQPLGGVAVIARDTWTAIQARARLKIDWKRGPHAGYDSAAYRKTLEAAAAQPGDVIRDDGDTAAALAGAAKRVRATYYIPHLAHATMEPPAAVARVADGRCEVWTCTQAPQTTRDEIAKALALPSERVTVNVTLLGGGFGRKSKPDYVVEAALLSKAVGAPVKLTFTREDDIAHDYFHAVSLEAFDGGLDAAGKVVAWQHRTVAPSIQSTFRAGVVHEQPGELAQGIADLPFAVPNVRIENPAAQAHTRIGWFRSVYNIPHAFGIQSFVSELAHAAGRDPKDFLLDLIGPARRFEPHITVKNVNYGEDPALYPVDTGRLRRVIETVAREAGWGRKLPKGHGLGIAAHRSFVSYTAVVCEVQVAADGAISVPRVDIAIDCGPQVNPERVRSQLEGAVVMGLGIALHGEITFKDGQPEQSNFNGFQVLRMNEAPREIRVHLVAPDDYATPLGGVGEPGLPPVAPALTNAIFAATGTRIRSLPVADQLAKQKVG; encoded by the coding sequence ATGAACGCGCCGGAACTCTCCGTCCACAACGAAAGCCGCCGCGCATTGCTGCTCGGCTTCGCATCCGGCGGACTGCTGCTCGCGTTCGGCGTGCCGTCGCTTGCGCGCGCGGCCGCGCCCGTGCAGCCGCCGGTCAGCCCGAATCCGCAGTACGGCGGCGCGGGCATGCCGCACGGCTTGCGTGACGATCCGCACCTGTTCGTCGCGATCGCGCCCGACGGCACGGTGACGGTGACCTGCATTCGCTCGGAGATGGGACAAGGGGTGCGCACGAGCGTCGCGCTCGTGGTCGCCGACGAGCTGGGCGCGGACTGGGCACGCGTGAAGGTCGCGCAGGCCGTCGGCGACGAGCCGCGCTACGGCAACCAGAACACCGATGGTTCGCGCAGCCTGCGCCAGAGTTTCGCGGCGCTGCGCCGCGCGGGGGCGGCCGCGCGCACGATGCTCGAGCAGGCCGCGGCGGCGACCTGGGGCGTCGACGTGCGTCAAGTGAAGGCGACGGTGCACGAGGTCGTCGATACGAAAACCGGGCGCAAGCTCGGCTTCGGTGAACTGGCCGCGAAGGCGGCCGCGCTGCCCGTACCCGATACGAAGAGCGTGGCATTGAAGGCGCCGGCCGAGTTCCGCTATATCGGCAAGGGGGAAACGGCATTGATCGACGGCCGCGACATCGTCGGCGGCCGCGCGCACTACGGGATCGACACGCGGCTCGACGGCATGCTGTACGCGGTCGTCGCGCGTCCGCCGGCCTATGGCGATACGGTCGCGTCGTTCGACGCGTCCGCCGCGGAAAAGCTGCCGGGTGTCGTCAAGGTCGTGCAGCTCGCGTCTGCGCCGCTGCCGTCCGGGTTCCAGCCGCTCGGCGGCGTGGCCGTGATCGCACGCGACACGTGGACAGCCATCCAGGCACGCGCCCGACTGAAGATCGACTGGAAGCGCGGGCCGCACGCAGGCTACGATTCGGCGGCCTACCGCAAGACGCTCGAAGCGGCGGCCGCGCAACCGGGCGACGTGATCCGCGATGATGGCGATACGGCCGCGGCGCTCGCGGGCGCCGCGAAGCGGGTGCGTGCGACGTACTACATTCCGCATCTCGCGCACGCGACGATGGAGCCGCCCGCGGCCGTCGCGCGCGTGGCCGACGGCCGCTGCGAAGTCTGGACCTGCACGCAGGCGCCGCAGACCACGCGCGACGAAATCGCGAAGGCGCTCGCGCTGCCGAGCGAGCGCGTCACGGTCAACGTGACGCTGCTCGGCGGCGGCTTCGGCCGCAAGTCGAAACCGGACTACGTGGTGGAGGCCGCGCTGCTGTCGAAGGCGGTGGGGGCGCCCGTCAAGCTGACGTTCACGCGCGAGGACGACATCGCACACGACTATTTCCACGCGGTGTCGCTGGAAGCGTTCGACGGCGGCCTCGATGCGGCGGGGAAGGTGGTCGCGTGGCAGCATCGCACGGTCGCGCCGTCGATCCAGTCGACCTTCAGGGCCGGCGTCGTGCACGAGCAGCCGGGCGAGCTCGCGCAGGGTATCGCCGATCTGCCGTTCGCAGTCCCGAACGTACGGATCGAGAACCCGGCCGCGCAAGCGCACACGCGGATCGGCTGGTTCCGTTCGGTGTACAACATTCCGCACGCGTTCGGGATCCAGAGCTTCGTGTCGGAACTCGCGCACGCGGCGGGCCGCGACCCGAAGGATTTCCTGCTCGACCTGATCGGGCCGGCGCGGCGTTTCGAGCCGCACATCACGGTGAAGAACGTGAACTACGGCGAGGATCCGGCGTTGTATCCGGTCGACACCGGACGGCTGCGGCGCGTGATCGAGACGGTCGCGCGCGAAGCCGGCTGGGGCCGCAAGCTGCCGAAGGGGCACGGGCTGGGGATCGCCGCGCATCGCAGCTTCGTGTCGTACACGGCGGTCGTGTGCGAAGTGCAGGTGGCCGCGGACGGCGCGATTTCGGTGCCGCGTGTCGACATCGCGATCGACTGCGGGCCGCAGGTCAACCCGGAGCGCGTGCGCTCGCAACTCGAAGGCGCGGTGGTGATGGGGCTCGGCATCGCGTTGCACGGCGAGATCACGTTCAAGGACGGGCAACCGGAGCAGAGCAATTTCAACGGCTTCCAGGTGCTCAGGATGAACGAGGCGCCGCGTGAAATCCGCGTGCATCTGGTCGCGCCGGACGACTACGCGACACCGCTCGGCGGCGTGGGCGAGCCGGGCCTGCCGCCGGTCGCGCCGGCGCTGACCAACGCAATCTTCGCGGCAACCGGCACGCGGATTCGCAGCCTGCCCGTCGCTGATCAGCTCGCGAAGCAAAAGGTCGGTTGA
- a CDS encoding NADPH:quinone oxidoreductase family protein, whose translation MKALMCTAFGPIDRLRIDDVAIPEPAAGQVRIRVKAASLNFPDALIVQGLYQVKPALPFSPGAEFAGVIDAVGDGVSAWQPGDEVVAFTGHGGFAEQCVADVHQIAALPPGMTFEQGAALVLAYGTSLHALQQRARLQQGETLLVLGAAGGVGLAAIEIAKALGARVIAAASSADKLALCRAAGADDTIDYATEDLRRRVDELTGGRGADVVYDPVGGAYSEAALRATAWRGRFLVVGFAAGEIPKIALNLALLKERDILGVFWGDAVRRDPAEHAVNMRQLAQWFAAGKVRPAITERVPLSGAADAIARMANRQVKGKVVILPDA comes from the coding sequence ATGAAAGCCCTGATGTGTACCGCATTCGGCCCGATCGACCGCTTGCGTATCGACGACGTCGCGATTCCCGAACCGGCCGCGGGCCAGGTGCGGATTCGCGTGAAGGCGGCGTCGCTCAACTTCCCCGATGCGCTGATCGTCCAGGGGTTGTATCAGGTGAAGCCGGCGCTGCCGTTCTCGCCCGGTGCGGAATTCGCCGGCGTGATCGACGCGGTCGGCGACGGCGTGAGCGCGTGGCAGCCGGGCGACGAGGTGGTCGCGTTCACCGGTCACGGCGGCTTCGCCGAGCAGTGTGTGGCCGACGTGCACCAGATCGCGGCGCTGCCGCCGGGGATGACGTTCGAGCAGGGCGCGGCGCTGGTGCTGGCCTACGGCACGTCGCTGCATGCGCTGCAGCAGCGCGCGCGTCTGCAGCAGGGCGAGACGCTGCTGGTGCTGGGGGCGGCGGGCGGCGTCGGGCTGGCGGCGATCGAGATCGCGAAGGCGCTGGGCGCGCGCGTGATCGCGGCCGCGTCGAGCGCGGACAAGCTCGCGCTGTGCCGCGCAGCGGGCGCCGACGACACGATCGACTATGCGACCGAGGACCTGCGGCGCCGCGTCGATGAACTGACGGGCGGGCGCGGCGCGGACGTCGTCTACGATCCGGTCGGCGGCGCGTACAGCGAGGCGGCGCTGCGCGCGACCGCGTGGCGCGGCCGGTTCCTCGTGGTCGGTTTCGCGGCCGGCGAGATTCCGAAGATCGCGCTGAACCTGGCGCTGCTGAAGGAGCGCGATATTCTCGGCGTGTTCTGGGGCGACGCGGTGCGGCGCGATCCCGCGGAGCACGCGGTGAACATGCGCCAGCTGGCGCAATGGTTCGCGGCCGGCAAGGTGCGGCCGGCGATCACCGAGCGCGTGCCGCTGTCGGGTGCGGCCGACGCGATCGCGCGCATGGCGAACCGGCAGGTCAAGGGCAAGGTCGTGATTCTGCCGGACGCGTGA
- a CDS encoding FadR/GntR family transcriptional regulator — MKQTEPKRLYQSVAAQILALIRQGGIPAGGRLPPERELATTLGVSRPSLREALIALEIGGQIEIRLGSGVYVRDPGESDSGGVPALGESPSELMQARGAIEGSVIVLATARFSAATLDRLRRTVERMKRLAVAGKSPVDADRQFHMLIAEVAGNSVLSRFVGELFDSRHDPIAAAIRGHSESPETWAAAVREHEQILKALQAGDPIAAQTAMRAHLQASEERWIGGALQHGIAP, encoded by the coding sequence ATGAAGCAGACAGAACCCAAGCGGCTTTACCAATCCGTGGCCGCGCAAATCCTCGCATTGATCCGTCAGGGAGGCATTCCCGCCGGTGGGCGACTGCCGCCCGAGCGCGAGCTCGCGACGACGCTCGGGGTCTCGCGCCCGTCGTTGCGCGAAGCCTTGATCGCCCTCGAAATCGGCGGGCAGATCGAGATACGTCTCGGCTCCGGGGTCTACGTTCGCGATCCGGGCGAGAGCGACAGCGGCGGCGTGCCGGCGCTGGGCGAGAGCCCGTCGGAGCTGATGCAGGCGCGCGGGGCCATCGAGGGTTCGGTGATCGTGCTGGCGACTGCGCGATTCTCGGCAGCCACGCTGGACCGATTGCGTCGCACGGTCGAGCGCATGAAGCGGCTCGCCGTCGCGGGCAAATCGCCCGTCGACGCGGACCGGCAGTTTCATATGCTCATTGCGGAGGTGGCAGGCAACTCCGTGTTGAGCCGCTTCGTGGGCGAGTTGTTCGATAGCCGACACGATCCGATTGCCGCCGCGATTCGCGGACATTCGGAAAGCCCGGAAACCTGGGCCGCCGCGGTGCGCGAGCACGAGCAGATCCTGAAGGCGTTGCAAGCGGGCGATCCGATCGCGGCGCAAACCGCGATGCGCGCCCATCTTCAGGCGTCGGAGGAGCGCTGGATCGGCGGCGCATTGCAGCACGGGATTGCGCCCTGA
- a CDS encoding ATP-binding protein, with product MLRPLIRLYLIVILCGAGSIAFIQFSFDRIFYERAAQAQRDSLTTYAFVLNDYLERHPGAQRTLALRELAKHGKEGFDFVTMAEARAQLSGAPLRDLDAGKIAIGYDGKDYYMPLADGSVLHARPIQPFDLDIKIYAYLLLALAALFAVVLWISYHWRDLRRLQAAAHAFGAGRLSTRVKLSGRSNIYELSQQFNDMAERIEASIKQQREMMHGISHELKTPLARLEFGLALLAESDESGRMRERRDELRRDVRELDELVTELLTIGRLEQGASELAPMDVVVDALIDSVAGNVANDLADRGITLDVSTTGAPATHVCDPKLVARALLNLIRNSARYAARTVLLSATHDASGALVLSVDDDGPGIPAAERARVFEPFQRLDSSRDRQTGGFGLGLAIVRRVALVHGGNVRLEDSPLGGARFVISLPARTLPDFRGNAQASPACGRADLAGAASLLS from the coding sequence ATGCTGCGTCCGTTGATCAGGCTGTACCTCATCGTGATCCTGTGCGGCGCCGGATCGATCGCGTTCATCCAGTTCTCGTTCGACCGGATCTTCTACGAACGCGCGGCGCAGGCGCAGCGAGACTCGCTGACCACCTACGCGTTCGTGCTGAACGATTATCTCGAACGCCATCCGGGCGCGCAGCGCACGCTCGCGCTGCGCGAGCTCGCGAAGCACGGCAAGGAAGGATTCGACTTCGTGACGATGGCTGAAGCCCGCGCGCAACTGAGCGGCGCGCCACTGCGCGACCTCGACGCCGGCAAGATCGCGATCGGCTATGACGGCAAGGATTACTACATGCCGCTCGCGGACGGTTCCGTGCTGCATGCGCGCCCGATCCAGCCCTTCGACCTCGACATCAAGATCTACGCCTACTTGCTGCTCGCGCTTGCCGCGCTGTTCGCGGTCGTGCTGTGGATCTCGTATCACTGGCGCGACCTGCGCAGGCTGCAGGCCGCCGCCCATGCGTTCGGCGCGGGCCGCCTGTCGACCCGCGTGAAGCTGTCCGGCCGGTCGAACATCTACGAGCTGTCGCAGCAGTTCAACGACATGGCCGAACGGATCGAGGCGTCGATCAAGCAGCAGCGCGAGATGATGCACGGGATCTCGCATGAGCTGAAGACGCCGCTCGCCCGCCTCGAATTCGGGCTCGCGCTGCTCGCCGAATCCGACGAGAGCGGCCGGATGCGCGAACGCCGCGACGAACTGCGGCGCGACGTGCGCGAACTCGACGAACTGGTGACCGAGCTGCTGACGATCGGGCGGCTCGAACAAGGCGCCAGCGAGCTCGCGCCGATGGACGTCGTCGTCGATGCGCTGATCGACAGCGTCGCCGGCAACGTCGCGAACGACCTCGCCGATCGCGGCATCACGCTCGACGTGTCGACGACCGGCGCACCCGCCACCCACGTGTGCGATCCGAAACTCGTCGCTCGCGCGCTGCTCAACCTGATCCGCAACAGCGCGCGCTATGCGGCGCGCACGGTGCTGCTGTCCGCGACGCACGATGCGTCAGGGGCGCTGGTGCTGAGCGTCGACGACGACGGCCCCGGCATTCCGGCCGCCGAGCGCGCGCGCGTGTTCGAACCGTTCCAGCGGCTCGATTCGAGCCGCGACCGGCAGACGGGCGGGTTCGGTCTCGGGCTCGCGATCGTGCGGCGCGTTGCGCTCGTGCACGGCGGCAACGTGCGGCTCGAGGATTCGCCGCTCGGCGGCGCACGCTTCGTGATTTCGCTGCCGGCGCGGACCTTGCCGGACTTCCGCGGCAACGCGCAGGCGAGTCCGGCATGCGGCCGGGCCGATCTCGCCGGCGCGGCTTCATTGCTCAGCTGA
- a CDS encoding ABC transporter permease — translation MLDITSGRTPAVDKQARQRRRDLIQKFAALGSLVVLIVAFSLTSAAFFSVGNLMTVSLQVTSIAYLGVAATCVIITGGIDLSVGSVLALAGVAAALLVKAGIPVPVAMLGGMLVGAACGWVNGICVTHMGLPPFIATLGMMLVARGLALQITGARPVSGLGDAFGELGNGALFKISHIGADGFPDTIFPGIPYPVVIMVALFVAVSVLLSRTSLGRHIYAVGSNAEAARLSGVNVQGVKLFTYVLSGLLAGATGCVLMSRLVTAQPNEGVMYELDAIASAVIGGTSLMGGVGTISGTAIGAFVIGVLRNGLNMNGVSSFIQQIIIGVVILGTVWIDQLRNRKL, via the coding sequence ATGCTTGACATCACATCGGGCCGCACGCCGGCCGTCGATAAACAGGCACGGCAGCGACGCCGCGACCTGATCCAGAAATTTGCCGCGCTGGGCAGCCTGGTCGTGCTGATCGTCGCGTTTTCGCTGACCAGCGCCGCATTCTTCTCCGTCGGCAACCTGATGACCGTGTCGCTTCAGGTGACGTCGATCGCGTATCTCGGCGTGGCCGCGACGTGCGTGATCATTACCGGCGGCATCGACCTGTCGGTCGGATCGGTCCTGGCACTGGCCGGCGTTGCCGCCGCGCTGCTCGTCAAGGCCGGCATTCCGGTCCCCGTCGCGATGCTGGGCGGCATGCTGGTCGGCGCTGCATGTGGTTGGGTCAACGGGATCTGCGTCACGCACATGGGGCTGCCGCCGTTCATCGCCACCCTCGGCATGATGCTGGTCGCCCGCGGGCTCGCGTTGCAGATCACCGGCGCCCGACCCGTGTCGGGGCTCGGCGACGCGTTCGGCGAACTCGGCAACGGCGCCCTTTTCAAGATCTCGCACATCGGGGCCGACGGCTTTCCCGACACGATCTTTCCCGGCATTCCGTACCCGGTCGTCATCATGGTGGCCCTGTTCGTGGCGGTCTCGGTGCTGCTGTCGCGAACGTCGCTCGGCCGCCACATCTACGCGGTCGGATCGAACGCGGAAGCGGCACGTCTGTCCGGCGTGAACGTGCAAGGCGTCAAGCTGTTTACCTACGTCCTTTCCGGATTGCTGGCCGGCGCCACGGGCTGCGTACTAATGTCGCGTCTCGTCACGGCGCAGCCGAACGAAGGCGTGATGTACGAACTCGACGCCATCGCCAGCGCGGTGATCGGCGGCACGTCGCTGATGGGCGGCGTCGGTACGATCTCCGGCACCGCCATCGGCGCATTCGTGATCGGCGTGCTGCGCAACGGCCTGAACATGAACGGCGTGTCGAGCTTCATCCAGCAGATCATCATCGGTGTCGTCATTCTCGGCACCGTGTGGATCGACCAACTCCGCAACCGGAAGTTGTAA
- a CDS encoding acyl-CoA dehydrogenase translates to MSLLMSRRDLAFLLYDWLDADALGALPRYAEHSRETFDAVLDTSERIAADLFAPHAARGDREEPRFDGERVTLIPEVEPAVRAFAAAGLIAAGQDEAFGGMRLPKLVEAASFLFFQAANIATAAYPFLTVANANLLLAHGSPAQIDAFARPELEGRFFGTMCLSEPQAGSSLSDIVTRADFECASPLGPRYRITGNKMWISGGEHELAENIVHLVLAKIPDEQGRLLPGTRGISLFIVPRYLPTDDGAARGEHNDVVLAGLNHKMGYRGTTNCLLNFGEGTRHRPQGRAGAIGYLVGEPNHGLAYMFHMMNEARIGVGAGAVALGYTGYLHALDYARNRPQGRALGPAGKDAAAPQAPIVAHPDVRRMLLAQKAYVEGGLALILYCARLVDEARAHDDAALRVEAAQLLDILTPIAKSWPSQWCLAANDLAIQVHGGYGYTRDYPVERLYRDNRLNPIHEGTHGIQALDLLGRKVGQDDGALLRTLDARIGATLQRARAADGDPHSHADALARRWARLVELTRALAALDDPQVRLANASVYLEAFGHLVVAWLWLDVTLAAHGHDSDFHDGKRAAARYFFRWELPKVDAQLDLLASVDTTTLEMRDAWF, encoded by the coding sequence ATGAGTCTGCTGATGTCGCGACGCGATCTCGCGTTCCTGCTGTACGACTGGCTTGATGCCGACGCGCTCGGCGCGCTGCCGCGCTATGCGGAGCACAGCCGCGAGACCTTCGATGCGGTGCTCGATACCAGCGAGCGAATCGCCGCCGACCTGTTCGCGCCGCACGCGGCGCGCGGCGATCGCGAGGAGCCGCGGTTCGACGGCGAGCGCGTGACGCTGATCCCCGAAGTCGAGCCGGCCGTGCGGGCCTTCGCGGCTGCCGGCCTGATCGCCGCGGGCCAGGACGAAGCGTTCGGCGGGATGCGGTTGCCGAAGCTCGTCGAAGCCGCATCGTTCCTGTTCTTCCAGGCCGCGAACATCGCGACCGCCGCGTATCCGTTCCTCACCGTCGCGAACGCCAACCTGCTGCTCGCGCACGGCAGCCCCGCGCAGATCGACGCGTTCGCGCGTCCCGAGCTGGAAGGGCGCTTCTTCGGCACGATGTGCCTGTCGGAGCCGCAGGCCGGCTCGTCGCTGTCCGACATCGTCACGCGCGCCGATTTCGAGTGTGCGTCGCCGCTCGGCCCGCGCTACCGGATCACTGGCAACAAGATGTGGATTTCCGGCGGCGAGCACGAGCTGGCCGAGAACATCGTCCATCTCGTGCTCGCGAAGATTCCCGACGAACAGGGCCGGCTTCTGCCCGGCACGCGCGGCATCTCGCTGTTCATCGTCCCCAGGTACCTGCCGACCGACGACGGCGCCGCGCGCGGCGAGCACAACGACGTGGTGCTGGCCGGCCTGAATCACAAGATGGGCTATCGCGGTACGACCAACTGCCTGCTGAACTTCGGCGAAGGCACGCGCCATCGTCCGCAGGGTCGCGCCGGCGCGATCGGCTATCTGGTCGGCGAACCGAATCACGGCCTCGCCTACATGTTCCACATGATGAACGAGGCGCGCATCGGCGTCGGCGCGGGCGCGGTGGCGCTCGGCTACACCGGCTACCTGCACGCGCTCGACTACGCGCGCAACCGGCCGCAGGGGCGTGCGCTCGGACCGGCCGGCAAGGACGCGGCCGCGCCGCAGGCGCCGATCGTCGCGCATCCGGACGTGCGACGCATGCTGCTCGCGCAGAAGGCGTACGTCGAAGGCGGGCTCGCGCTGATCCTGTACTGCGCGCGGCTCGTCGACGAAGCGCGCGCGCATGACGATGCGGCGCTGCGCGTGGAGGCCGCGCAACTGCTGGACATCCTGACGCCGATCGCGAAAAGCTGGCCGTCGCAGTGGTGCCTCGCGGCCAACGATCTCGCAATCCAGGTGCATGGCGGCTACGGTTATACACGCGACTATCCGGTCGAGCGACTGTATCGCGACAACCGCCTGAACCCCATCCACGAAGGCACGCACGGCATCCAGGCGCTCGACCTGCTGGGCCGCAAGGTCGGCCAGGACGACGGTGCGCTGCTGCGCACGCTCGATGCGCGCATCGGCGCGACGCTCCAGCGCGCACGGGCCGCGGACGGCGACCCGCACTCGCATGCCGATGCGCTCGCGCGGCGCTGGGCGCGGCTCGTCGAGCTCACGCGCGCGCTGGCCGCGCTTGACGATCCGCAGGTACGGCTCGCGAATGCGAGCGTCTACCTGGAGGCGTTCGGCCATCTGGTCGTCGCGTGGCTGTGGCTCGACGTGACGCTTGCCGCGCACGGGCACGACAGCGATTTCCACGACGGCAAGCGCGCCGCCGCGCGTTACTTCTTTCGCTGGGAGCTGCCGAAGGTGGATGCGCAGCTCGATCTGCTGGCGAGCGTCGATACGACGACGCTCGAGATGCGCGACGCATGGTTCTGA
- a CDS encoding (2Fe-2S)-binding protein has protein sequence MITLTVNGGERHFDGNPDMPLLWYLRDVLGHTGTKFGCGMALCGACTVHLDGVAIRSCITPVAAAAGKKVTTIEGLSTDVNHPLQQAWQELNVAQCGYCQSGQIMQAASLLKTNPHPSDADIDDAMSGNICRCGTYTRIRAAIRLAVRRGGAA, from the coding sequence ATGATCACGCTGACCGTCAACGGTGGCGAACGGCATTTCGACGGCAATCCCGACATGCCGTTGCTCTGGTATCTGCGCGATGTCCTCGGCCACACGGGCACCAAGTTCGGCTGCGGGATGGCGCTGTGCGGCGCCTGCACCGTGCATCTCGACGGCGTCGCGATCCGGTCGTGCATCACACCCGTCGCGGCGGCCGCCGGCAAGAAGGTGACGACGATCGAGGGCCTCTCGACGGACGTGAACCATCCGCTGCAGCAAGCGTGGCAGGAACTGAACGTCGCGCAATGCGGCTACTGTCAGTCCGGGCAGATCATGCAGGCCGCGTCGCTGCTGAAGACGAATCCCCATCCGAGCGACGCCGACATCGACGACGCGATGTCCGGCAACATCTGCCGCTGCGGTACCTATACGCGCATCCGCGCGGCGATCCGGCTGGCGGTGCGCCGCGGAGGTGCCGCATGA